The following are encoded in a window of bacterium genomic DNA:
- a CDS encoding TrkA family potassium uptake protein — protein MLSSKQRFALLLVALPIVIVIVALVYMLAMDALESEPRGFWESLGWAAETLSTTGYGGDSHWSHPLMVIFVVVVQFVGVFLVFLIFPIYLIPFLEERFESRLPKSTPNASDHVVVYQYGAPVAALLDEMKRSDIETVVIEAEERQARRLLERGHQVVQGALDDGALDRSNLLSARALVVNGRDDENAAVILAAREAGFEGDVLAIVEEPYHRKPMSLAGATAVFTPRHILGAALAARASERISPRVEGAQVVGKLVVSEVRIGAQSELVGKTLRESDLGHRTGVTVIGQWVEGRLQAPPTADMRLERAGILIVAGSDEAVHRLGEVCAGTTRLRRAGPFVLAGFGEVGRKVAELLLDVGERVEVIDRKDGEGVDRVGDILDYRVLELAGLREAQAVILAVDSDAATLFATVILKDFAPEVPVIARVNQAQNVQRIHRAGADFALSISQVSGQILAGRLLGRESISLDPRVKVLKVSSYDLEGKHPSELGIRERTGVSVVAVERSERLILEFGSDFRFLEGDGVYVCGSVEATQSFIETFPQPRSREA, from the coding sequence GTGCTTTCGTCAAAACAACGCTTTGCGCTGCTGCTGGTCGCTCTGCCCATCGTGATCGTGATTGTGGCACTCGTCTACATGCTCGCCATGGACGCCCTCGAAAGCGAGCCGCGCGGATTCTGGGAGTCTCTCGGCTGGGCCGCGGAAACCCTATCGACGACCGGCTACGGTGGCGATTCCCACTGGAGCCACCCCCTGATGGTGATCTTTGTCGTCGTCGTGCAGTTCGTCGGCGTGTTTCTGGTGTTTCTCATCTTCCCGATCTATCTGATTCCGTTCTTGGAGGAGCGCTTCGAGTCGCGGCTGCCCAAAAGCACGCCCAACGCCAGCGATCACGTGGTGGTCTATCAGTACGGAGCGCCCGTGGCTGCGCTCCTCGACGAGATGAAGCGGTCCGACATCGAGACGGTGGTGATCGAAGCCGAGGAGCGGCAGGCTCGGCGCCTCTTGGAGCGTGGCCACCAGGTCGTTCAAGGCGCTCTCGACGATGGCGCTCTCGACCGGAGCAATCTTCTGTCCGCGAGGGCACTAGTGGTCAATGGCAGGGACGACGAGAACGCGGCCGTGATCCTCGCCGCTCGTGAGGCCGGCTTCGAGGGCGATGTCCTGGCGATCGTCGAGGAGCCGTACCATCGCAAGCCGATGAGCCTGGCCGGAGCCACGGCCGTCTTCACGCCACGGCATATTCTGGGAGCGGCCCTGGCGGCCCGAGCCAGCGAGCGGATCAGTCCGCGGGTCGAAGGCGCTCAGGTGGTGGGCAAGCTAGTGGTGAGCGAGGTTCGGATCGGCGCTCAGAGTGAGCTGGTCGGTAAGACGCTGCGCGAATCCGATCTCGGCCATCGAACCGGAGTCACGGTCATCGGGCAGTGGGTGGAGGGGCGTCTTCAGGCCCCGCCCACGGCGGATATGAGGCTCGAGCGGGCCGGCATTCTGATCGTCGCCGGGAGCGACGAGGCTGTTCACCGCCTGGGGGAGGTCTGCGCTGGCACGACCAGGTTGCGTCGTGCCGGACCTTTCGTGCTTGCCGGCTTCGGCGAGGTCGGTCGTAAGGTCGCGGAGCTGCTGCTCGACGTCGGCGAGCGAGTCGAGGTGATCGACCGCAAGGATGGCGAGGGGGTGGACCGCGTCGGCGACATTCTCGACTATCGAGTGCTCGAGTTGGCGGGCCTGCGCGAAGCGCAGGCAGTCATTCTGGCGGTCGACAGCGATGCGGCGACGCTGTTTGCGACCGTGATCCTCAAAGACTTCGCGCCCGAGGTGCCGGTGATCGCTCGGGTGAATCAAGCACAGAATGTCCAGAGAATTCATCGAGCGGGTGCGGACTTCGCACTGTCTATCAGCCAGGTTTCGGGCCAGATTCTGGCCGGCCGGCTTCTGGGTCGCGAGAGCATCTCGCTGGATCCAAGAGTCAAGGTTCTCAAGGTCTCGTCGTACGACTTGGAGGGCAAGCATCCGTCCGAGCTCGGTATTCGCGAACGCACCGGTGTTTCGGTCGTTGCCGTCGAGCGCTCCGAACGGCTGATCCTCGAGTTCGGATCCGATTTTCGTTTCCTGGAGGGCGACGGCGTCTACGTTTGCGGCAGCGTCGAGGCCACGCAGTCGTTCATCGAGACCTTTCCGCAGCCCAGGAGTCGCGAAGCCTAG